The following nucleotide sequence is from Desulfuromonadales bacterium.
TTGCCGAAGACATGGTGCACTTCGGGGAACTGGCGGATGATGCGGTCGGTCTGCTGCAAAACCTCCTTCGCCTTGGTCACCGAGAGCCCCGGCAGGGTAGTCGGCATGTAGAGCAGGTCTCCCTCGTACAGGGGCGGCATGAACTCCGAGCCCATCTTCGAGAGCGGCCAGGCGATGGAGAGCATCAGCAGCAGCGCCGTCAGCAGGGTCGCTTTGCGCCATTTGAGGACGAAGTCGACCACCGGGTGGTAGAGGCGGATCAGCAGCCGGTTCACCGGATTGGCGTGCTCCGGCTTGATCTTGCCGCGGATGAACCAGCCCATCAGGATCGGCACGATGGTGATCGAAAGGAGGGCCGCCGCCCCCATGGCGTAGGTCTTGGTGAAAGCGAGCGGTTTGAACATGCGCCCCGACTGTTCCGTCAGGGTGAAGACGGGGACGAAGGAGACAGTGATCACCAGCAGACTGTAGAAGAGGGTCGGCCCGACTTCCTTGGCGGCATCCCGGATGATCTCCCAGTGCGGCTTCCTGCCGCGGTCGCGCTCCAGGTGCTTGTGGGCGTTCTCGATCATGATGATCGCCGCATCGATCATCGCCCCGATGGCGATGGCGATGCCGCCCAGGCTCATGATGTTGGCATTGATCCCCTGGGCATACATGATGACGAAGGCCATCAGGATCGCCACCGGCAGGGTGAAGATGGCGACGAAGGCGCTCGGCAGATGGAAGAGGAAGATGGCGGTGACGAGGGCGACGACGATGCTCTCTTCCAGCAGCTTTTCCTTGAGGGTTTCTACCGCCCGCTCGATGAGCCCCGAGCGGTCATAGACGGTGACGATCTCCACCCCTTCGGGGAGGCCAGCCTTGAGGTCTTCGAGCTTGCGCTTGACGTTGTCGATGGTCTTCATGGCGTTTTCGCCGAAACGCATGACGACGATGCCGCCGACGACTTCCCCCTCGCCGTTGAGCTCGGCGACCCCGCGGCGCATCTCCGGCCCAAGACGTACCTCGGCGATGTCCCGCAGCAGCACGGGTGTGCCGCGCTCGGTGGTCATCACCACCACGTTCTGCAGGTCGGCCAGATTCTGGATGTAGCCGCGGCTGCGGATCACGAACTCGGTCTCGGCCATCTCGATGGCGCCGCCGCCGACGTCCAGATTGCTGTTCTTGATGGCCATCTCGACCATGGTGATCGGGATGTTGTAGGCGAGCAGGCGGTTGGGGTCCAATGCTACCTGGTACTCCTTGACGAAGCCGCCCAGGCTCGCCACCTCGGAGACCCCCTCCAGGGCAGTCAGCTCGTATCGCAGATACCAGTCCTGAATGGAGCGCAGCTCCTGCAGGTTGTGCCGGTCGCTGACCAGGGCGTACTCGAAGATCCAGCCGACGCCGGTAGCATCCGGTCCCAGGGTCGGGGTGACGCCGGCGGGAAGCCTGCCGGAGACGTAGTTCAGGTACTCCAGCACCCGGGAACGGGCCCAGTAGATGTCTGTGCCGTCCTCGAAGATGATGTAGACGAAGGAGTAGCCGAAGAAGGAGTAGCCGCGCACCACCTTGGCGCCGGGGACGGCGAGCATCTGCGTGGTCAGCGGATAGGTGACCTGGTCCTCCACCACCTGCGGCGCCTGCCCCTGGTACTCGGTGAAGATGATCACCTGCACGTCGGAGAGGTCCGGGATGGCGTCGACCGGCGTGTTCTTCAGCGAGTAGATGCCCCCGACGATCACAAAGAGTGTGACCAGGACCACCATGAATTTGTTGCGGATCGACCAGTCGATGATGCGTTCGAGCATGAGAATTCAGCCTTTGTCGGACTTGTCGGACCTGTCGGAGGAGTCAGACGGGTCCGACAAAGATTATTTGAACAAATCGTCCAGATTTTCCTGCTTCGCCGGCTTCTTCGGCTCCTGCATCTTCTGGATCGCCTCGCGCAGCTTGCTTTCGGAGTCGAGCATGAACTGGGCACTGGTCACCACCGTCTCTCCTTCATTGAGGCCAGAGAGGATCTGCACGTAGCCGTCCTCGTCGCCCACGCCGGTCTTGACGGCGCGCGGCTCGAAGCGTCCCTCGCCGCGGGCGACGAAGACCGTCTGCCCCTTGCCGGAGTTGAGTACCGCATTGCCGGGAATCGCCAGTACATCCTTCACGGCCTGTGTTTCGATGCGCACATTGGCGTACATGTCCGGCTTGAGTTCGAGGCCCGGGTTGGGGAATTCGATCCGTGCCTTGACCGTACGGGTCTCGTTGTCCAGGTAGGGATAGATGTAGGTGATTTTCCCTTCCAGCACCTTGCCGACGGCGAAGGGGATTTCCACCGACGCCG
It contains:
- a CDS encoding CusA/CzcA family heavy metal efflux RND transporter, producing the protein MLERIIDWSIRNKFMVVLVTLFVIVGGIYSLKNTPVDAIPDLSDVQVIIFTEYQGQAPQVVEDQVTYPLTTQMLAVPGAKVVRGYSFFGYSFVYIIFEDGTDIYWARSRVLEYLNYVSGRLPAGVTPTLGPDATGVGWIFEYALVSDRHNLQELRSIQDWYLRYELTALEGVSEVASLGGFVKEYQVALDPNRLLAYNIPITMVEMAIKNSNLDVGGGAIEMAETEFVIRSRGYIQNLADLQNVVVMTTERGTPVLLRDIAEVRLGPEMRRGVAELNGEGEVVGGIVVMRFGENAMKTIDNVKRKLEDLKAGLPEGVEIVTVYDRSGLIERAVETLKEKLLEESIVVALVTAIFLFHLPSAFVAIFTLPVAILMAFVIMYAQGINANIMSLGGIAIAIGAMIDAAIIMIENAHKHLERDRGRKPHWEIIRDAAKEVGPTLFYSLLVITVSFVPVFTLTEQSGRMFKPLAFTKTYAMGAAALLSITIVPILMGWFIRGKIKPEHANPVNRLLIRLYHPVVDFVLKWRKATLLTALLLMLSIAWPLSKMGSEFMPPLYEGDLLYMPTTLPGLSVTKAKEVLQQTDRIIRQFPEVHHVFGKIGRAETATDPAPMMMVETTIMLKPEAEWRKVPTHRFYSGWSEWTEFLKEPLRWIWPEEKTISVDQLVDELNASIQFPGLTNAWTMPIKTRIDMLSTGIKTPVGIKIMGPDLAVLSELGAEIEAVMRTVPGTLSAIAERTVGGYYLDFDIDRLAAARYGIQVGDIQNVIQTAAGGMMVTQTVEGLERYPVTLRYDRDFRSDLPALKRMLVPAPNGAHIPMEQLATITVRNDPDSIKSENARRTAWVYVDIKGIDVGTYVKSAQRTVAEKIKLPAGYNIVWSGEFEYMEKAKSRLMVIIPLTVLIIFVIIYINTKSLIKTGIVFLAVPFSLVGAFWFMYALDYDTSIAVWVGVIALAGLDAETGVVMLLYLDLAHKLWGDNGRMLTRGDLRQAIHHGAVKRIRPKVMTIGVIIAGLLPIMWSHGAGADVMKRIAAPMVGGVVTSGIMELMVYPVIFYLWRARKLEKSLVPTSEEEIEEGEGHAAGRQA